A genomic segment from Pseudoxanthomonas sp. CF385 encodes:
- a CDS encoding 2-isopropylmalate synthase produces the protein MNTPTHPSPAHIRIFDTTLRDGEQSPGCSMTPQQKVVMARGLAELGVDAIETGFPASSQSDREAHAQIARELRDTTLVVLSRCLATDIETSLRTVTAAAKPRLHLFLSTSPLHREHKLRMSREQVLESIDKHVRLARGHIDDIEFSAEDATRTEEDFLHEAIAAAIAAGATTINLPDTVGFTTPEEIRGMFERAIARVPGADKVVFSAHCHNDLGLAVANSLAAIEGGARQVEGSINGIGERAGNCAIEELVMALKVRNAFYNLDTRIDTRRIVPTSQLLSRLVGMPVQRNKAIVGLNAFAHESGIHQHGMLRHRGTYEIMQPQDVGWPSSQMVLGRHSGRAAVEQRLRALGYWLEEDELKLVFEQFKALCEKQRVVGDADLQALMQDAAVSDGYRLASMTISDVGSRANALVELSDPDGNRVSETAQGNGPVDALFSALAAATGVQLQLESYQVHSVGIGADARGEASLSVRCEGEEYQGTGTSKDIIEASALAWLDVANRLLRQRRIEKQEAAAA, from the coding sequence GTGAACACGCCCACCCACCCTTCCCCCGCGCATATCCGCATCTTCGACACGACCTTGCGCGATGGCGAGCAATCCCCCGGCTGCAGCATGACGCCACAACAGAAGGTGGTGATGGCGCGCGGCCTGGCCGAACTCGGCGTCGACGCGATCGAGACCGGCTTCCCCGCCAGTTCGCAGTCCGACCGTGAGGCGCATGCGCAGATCGCGCGCGAGCTGCGCGACACCACCCTGGTCGTGCTGTCGCGCTGCCTGGCCACGGACATCGAGACCTCGCTGCGCACGGTGACCGCCGCCGCCAAGCCGCGCCTGCACCTGTTCCTGTCCACCAGCCCGCTGCACCGCGAGCACAAGCTGCGGATGAGCCGCGAGCAGGTGCTGGAGTCCATCGACAAGCACGTGCGCCTGGCCCGTGGCCATATCGACGACATCGAGTTCTCCGCCGAGGACGCGACCCGCACCGAGGAGGATTTCCTGCACGAGGCCATCGCCGCGGCCATCGCCGCCGGCGCGACCACCATCAACCTGCCGGACACGGTGGGCTTCACCACGCCGGAGGAGATCCGCGGCATGTTCGAGCGCGCGATCGCCCGCGTGCCGGGCGCCGACAAGGTGGTGTTCAGCGCCCACTGCCACAACGACCTGGGCCTGGCCGTGGCCAATTCGCTGGCGGCCATCGAAGGCGGCGCACGCCAGGTGGAAGGCTCGATCAACGGCATCGGCGAGCGCGCGGGCAACTGCGCCATCGAGGAACTGGTGATGGCGCTGAAGGTCCGCAACGCGTTCTACAACCTGGATACGCGCATCGACACGCGCCGCATCGTGCCGACCTCGCAGCTGCTGTCGCGCCTGGTCGGCATGCCCGTCCAGCGCAACAAGGCCATCGTCGGCCTGAACGCGTTCGCGCATGAATCCGGCATTCACCAGCACGGCATGCTGCGCCATCGCGGCACCTACGAGATCATGCAGCCGCAGGACGTGGGCTGGCCGTCGTCGCAGATGGTGCTGGGCCGCCACAGCGGCCGCGCCGCGGTCGAACAGCGCCTGCGCGCACTGGGTTACTGGCTGGAAGAGGACGAACTGAAACTGGTCTTCGAACAGTTCAAGGCCCTGTGCGAGAAACAACGCGTGGTCGGCGATGCCGACCTGCAGGCGCTGATGCAGGACGCGGCGGTCAGCGACGGCTACCGCCTGGCTTCGATGACGATCAGCGATGTCGGCAGCCGCGCCAACGCACTGGTCGAACTGTCCGACCCGGACGGCAACCGCGTGTCCGAAACCGCGCAGGGCAACGGCCCGGTCGACGCGCTGTTCAGCGCACTCGCCGCCGCCACCGGCGTGCAGCTGCAGCTGGAGAGCTACCAGGTGCACAGCGTCGGCATCGGCGCCGATGCGCGCGGCGAGGCCAGCCTGTCGGTCCGCTGCGAGGGCGAGGAGTACCAGGGCACCGGCACCAGCAAGGACATCATCGAAGCCAGCGCGCTGGCCTGGCTGGATGTCGCCAACCGCCTGCTGCGCCAGCGTCGCATCGAGAAACAGGAAGCGGCGGCCGCCTGA
- the leuC gene encoding 3-isopropylmalate dehydratase large subunit — translation MTAPRTLFDKLWDAHVVVPETDAAPAVLYIDLHLIHEVTSPQAFTELASRGIAPRRPDRTKATMDHSTPTLPAGADGKLPYYTKAAETQVETLARNCARYGIELFDMASPNRGIVHVIAPEQGFTLPGMTIVCGDSHTSTHGAFGSLAFGIGTSEVGHVLATQCLLQRRPKTMAITVDGALAPGVGAKDIVLHVIGVIGVNGGTGHVLEFRGSAIEALDMEQRMTLCNMSIEAGARAGMVAPDQTTFDWVARTPLGPKGAAFDAAVAYWTTLRSDEGAVFDAEVRIDAADIRPTLTWGTHPGTAIAVDAPIPAPADAADQKGLDYMRLSAGQAVAGTPVDVVFVGSCTNGRLRDMREVAQVLRGRKVAAGVRMLVVPGSEIVKREAEAEGIDRVVREAGAEWREPGCSMCIAMNGDLVAPGQLAVSTSNRNFEGRQGPGARTLLASPLTAAWAAVNGRVSDPRELFAAHKEVA, via the coding sequence ATGACCGCGCCACGCACCCTGTTCGACAAACTGTGGGACGCCCACGTCGTCGTCCCCGAGACCGACGCGGCTCCCGCCGTGCTGTACATCGACCTGCACCTGATCCACGAGGTCACCTCGCCGCAGGCCTTCACCGAGCTCGCCTCGCGCGGGATCGCGCCGCGTCGCCCCGACCGGACCAAGGCGACGATGGATCACTCCACGCCCACCCTGCCTGCCGGTGCCGACGGCAAGCTGCCCTACTACACGAAGGCCGCCGAGACGCAGGTTGAGACGCTGGCGCGCAACTGCGCCCGGTACGGGATCGAGCTGTTCGACATGGCGTCGCCGAACCGCGGCATCGTCCACGTCATCGCGCCGGAACAGGGCTTCACCCTGCCCGGCATGACCATCGTCTGCGGCGACAGCCACACCAGCACGCACGGCGCGTTCGGTTCGCTGGCGTTCGGCATCGGAACCAGCGAAGTCGGCCACGTGCTGGCCACGCAGTGCCTGCTGCAGCGCCGTCCGAAGACCATGGCGATCACCGTCGACGGCGCGCTGGCGCCCGGCGTCGGCGCCAAGGACATCGTGCTGCACGTGATCGGCGTGATCGGCGTCAACGGCGGTACCGGCCATGTGCTCGAGTTCCGCGGCAGCGCCATCGAGGCGCTGGACATGGAGCAGCGCATGACCCTGTGCAACATGTCGATCGAAGCCGGCGCGCGCGCCGGCATGGTGGCGCCGGACCAGACCACGTTCGACTGGGTGGCGCGCACGCCGCTTGGCCCGAAGGGCGCTGCGTTCGACGCGGCCGTCGCCTACTGGACGACGCTCCGCAGCGATGAAGGCGCCGTGTTCGATGCGGAGGTGCGCATCGACGCCGCCGACATCCGCCCCACCCTGACGTGGGGCACGCACCCGGGTACCGCGATCGCGGTCGACGCGCCGATTCCCGCGCCCGCCGACGCCGCCGACCAGAAGGGCCTGGACTACATGCGCCTGAGCGCCGGCCAGGCGGTGGCGGGCACGCCGGTGGACGTGGTGTTCGTCGGCTCCTGCACCAACGGCCGCCTGCGCGACATGCGCGAAGTGGCGCAGGTCCTGCGCGGCCGCAAGGTCGCCGCGGGCGTACGCATGCTGGTCGTGCCGGGTTCGGAGATCGTCAAGCGCGAAGCCGAGGCCGAGGGCATCGACCGCGTCGTGCGCGAGGCCGGCGCCGAGTGGCGCGAGCCCGGTTGTTCGATGTGCATCGCGATGAACGGCGATCTGGTCGCACCGGGCCAGCTCGCCGTGAGCACCAGCAACCGCAATTTCGAAGGGCGCCAGGGTCCCGGCGCGCGTACCCTGCTGGCGTCGCCGCTGACCGCCGCCTGGGCGGCGGTGAACGGTCGCGTCAGCGATCCGCGCGAGCTGTTCGCCGCGCACAAGGAGGTGGCGTGA
- a CDS encoding efflux RND transporter permease subunit, with amino-acid sequence MRRFNLSEWALTNRSLVLFAMILLGIIGAWSYKHLGQSEDPPFTFKAMVVRTVWPGATAEEVSQQVTERIEKALMTTGNYEFIRSYSRPGESQVIFMARDSMKSKDVPELWYQVRKKVGDIRATLPSGVVGPFFNDEFGDTFGNIYALTGEGFDYAVMKDYADRIQLELQRVDDVGKVELVGLQDEKIWIEMSNTKLATLGIPLSAVQQALEEQNAMTPAGFFETASDRVQLRVSGEFDSVDEIREFPIRAGGRTVKLGDIAEIKRGFADPAAPRMRFMGQPGIGIAVAMKDGGDILKLGATLEAEFQRLQKTLPLGMELRKVSDQPAAVEDSVGEFVRVLAEAVIIVLLVSFFSLGLRTGLVVAVSIPLVLAMTFAVMHYFGIGLHKISLGALVLALGLLVDDAIIAVEMMAIKMEQGFDRLKAASFAYESTAFPMLTGTLVTAAGFLPIATAASSTGEYTRSLFQVVTIALVVSWIAAVLFIPYLGDKMLPDLGNPQPPKPGSLAARWHGFRARLADRWPQYAMVLAPKAHDAHDHNPYHTPFYQRFRGWLEFCLRHRWLVIGVTVAAFVASIALFRFVPQQFFPDSVRPELMVDLELAEGSSLKSTDAQARKLEKLLATREGVLNYVSYIGTGSPRFYLPLDQQLPQANFSQFVVLTDDIASREATRHWLIDEVAPQFPDLQFRVTRLENGPPVGYPVQFRVSGEHIDRVQALARQVAEKVRANPHVTNVNLDWSEPSKIVRLEIDQDRARALGVSTSQVSHFLSGSLSGLSVSTYREGNELVEILLRGPDDERARLDLLGSLAVPTSNGGSVPLSQVANLEYAFEDGIIWHRDRLPTVTVRADLNSDDVTPPTVVQQILPTLDEVRAQLPQGYLLETGGTVEDSGRGQKSIAAGMPLFLLAVTTLLMLQLRSFSRVSLVLLTAPLGLIGVTLALLVFRVPFGFVAMLGTIALAGMIMRNSVILVDQIDQDIQAGHDRWHAIIDATVRRFRPIVLTALAAVLAMIPLSRSAFFGPMAVAIMGGLTVATVLTLFFLPALYAAWFKVRPVENA; translated from the coding sequence ATGCGCCGGTTCAACCTTTCCGAGTGGGCGCTGACCAACCGCAGCCTGGTGCTGTTCGCGATGATCCTCCTGGGCATCATCGGCGCGTGGTCGTACAAGCACCTGGGCCAGTCCGAAGATCCGCCGTTCACCTTCAAGGCGATGGTCGTGCGCACCGTGTGGCCGGGCGCCACCGCCGAGGAAGTCTCGCAGCAGGTCACCGAGCGCATCGAGAAGGCGCTGATGACCACCGGCAACTACGAGTTCATCCGCTCGTACTCGCGCCCGGGCGAGTCCCAGGTGATCTTCATGGCGCGCGACTCCATGAAGTCCAAGGACGTCCCCGAACTCTGGTACCAGGTACGCAAGAAGGTCGGCGACATCCGTGCAACGCTGCCCAGCGGCGTGGTCGGGCCGTTCTTCAACGACGAATTCGGCGACACCTTCGGCAACATCTACGCCCTGACCGGCGAAGGCTTCGACTATGCGGTGATGAAGGATTACGCCGACCGCATCCAGCTGGAGCTGCAGCGGGTGGACGACGTCGGCAAGGTCGAACTGGTCGGCCTGCAGGACGAGAAGATCTGGATCGAGATGTCCAACACCAAGCTGGCCACGCTGGGCATCCCGCTCAGCGCCGTCCAGCAGGCGCTCGAGGAACAGAACGCGATGACCCCGGCGGGGTTCTTCGAGACCGCCAGCGATCGCGTGCAACTGCGTGTCAGCGGCGAGTTCGATTCGGTGGACGAGATCCGCGAGTTCCCGATCCGCGCCGGCGGTCGCACGGTCAAGCTGGGCGACATCGCCGAGATCAAGCGCGGCTTCGCCGATCCGGCGGCGCCGCGGATGCGCTTCATGGGCCAGCCCGGCATCGGCATCGCCGTGGCGATGAAGGATGGCGGCGACATCCTCAAGCTCGGCGCGACGCTGGAAGCCGAATTTCAGCGCCTGCAGAAGACGCTGCCGCTGGGCATGGAGCTGCGCAAGGTCTCCGACCAGCCGGCGGCCGTGGAGGATTCGGTCGGCGAGTTCGTGCGCGTGCTCGCCGAGGCCGTGATCATCGTGCTGCTGGTGAGCTTCTTCTCGCTGGGCCTGCGCACCGGCCTGGTGGTGGCGGTGTCGATCCCGCTGGTGCTGGCGATGACGTTCGCGGTGATGCATTACTTCGGCATCGGCCTGCACAAGATTTCGCTGGGCGCCCTGGTGCTGGCGCTGGGCCTGCTCGTCGACGACGCGATCATCGCGGTGGAGATGATGGCCATCAAGATGGAGCAGGGCTTCGACCGGCTGAAGGCGGCCAGCTTCGCCTACGAATCGACCGCGTTCCCGATGCTCACCGGCACGCTGGTGACGGCGGCCGGCTTCCTGCCGATCGCCACGGCCGCCTCGAGCACCGGTGAGTACACGCGCTCGCTGTTCCAGGTGGTGACGATCGCCCTGGTCGTCTCGTGGATCGCCGCGGTGCTCTTCATCCCCTACCTGGGCGACAAGATGCTGCCCGACCTGGGCAACCCGCAGCCGCCCAAGCCGGGTTCGCTGGCTGCGCGCTGGCACGGGTTCCGCGCGCGCCTGGCCGACCGCTGGCCGCAGTACGCGATGGTGCTCGCGCCGAAGGCGCACGATGCACACGACCACAACCCGTACCACACGCCGTTCTACCAGCGCTTCCGTGGCTGGCTGGAGTTCTGCCTGCGCCATCGCTGGCTGGTGATCGGCGTGACGGTGGCGGCGTTCGTGGCCTCGATCGCGCTGTTCCGCTTCGTGCCGCAGCAGTTCTTCCCGGACTCGGTACGCCCGGAGCTGATGGTGGACCTGGAGCTCGCCGAAGGCAGTTCGCTGAAGTCCACCGACGCGCAGGCGCGCAAGCTGGAGAAGCTGCTGGCCACGCGCGAGGGCGTGCTGAACTACGTGTCGTACATCGGCACCGGTTCGCCGCGCTTCTACCTGCCGCTGGACCAGCAGCTGCCGCAGGCCAACTTTTCCCAGTTCGTGGTGCTGACCGACGACATCGCGTCGCGCGAAGCCACCCGGCACTGGCTGATCGACGAGGTCGCGCCGCAGTTCCCCGATCTGCAGTTCCGGGTGACGCGCCTGGAGAACGGCCCGCCGGTCGGCTACCCGGTGCAGTTCCGCGTGTCCGGCGAGCACATCGACCGCGTGCAGGCGCTGGCGCGCCAGGTGGCGGAGAAGGTGCGCGCGAACCCGCACGTCACCAACGTCAACCTCGACTGGAGCGAACCGAGCAAGATCGTGCGCCTGGAGATCGACCAGGACCGCGCGCGCGCGCTGGGTGTCAGCACCTCGCAGGTCTCGCACTTCCTGTCGGGGTCGCTGTCGGGCCTGAGCGTGAGCACCTACCGCGAGGGCAACGAACTGGTCGAGATCCTGCTGCGCGGCCCGGACGACGAGCGCGCGCGGCTTGACCTGCTCGGCAGCCTGGCGGTGCCGACCAGCAACGGCGGCAGCGTGCCGCTGTCGCAGGTCGCGAACCTGGAGTACGCGTTCGAGGACGGCATCATCTGGCACCGCGACCGCCTGCCGACCGTCACCGTGCGCGCGGACCTCAACAGCGACGACGTGACGCCGCCGACCGTGGTCCAGCAGATCCTGCCGACGCTGGACGAGGTGCGCGCGCAGCTGCCGCAGGGTTATCTGCTGGAGACCGGCGGCACCGTCGAGGATTCCGGGCGTGGACAGAAGTCCATCGCCGCCGGCATGCCGTTGTTCCTGCTCGCGGTCACCACGCTGCTGATGCTGCAGCTGCGCAGCTTCTCGCGCGTCTCGCTGGTGCTGCTGACGGCGCCGCTGGGCCTGATCGGCGTGACCCTGGCGCTGTTGGTGTTCCGGGTGCCGTTCGGCTTCGTGGCGATGCTGGGGACGATCGCGCTGGCCGGCATGATCATGCGCAATTCGGTGATCCTGGTGGACCAGATCGATCAGGACATCCAGGCGGGGCATGATCGCTGGCACGCGATCATCGATGCGACCGTGCGCCGTTTCCGCCCCATCGTGCTGACGGCGCTCGCCGCCGTACTGGCGATGATCCCGCTCTCGCGCAGCGCGTTCTTCGGCCCGATGGCCGTGGCGATCATGGGCGGCCTGACCGTGGCCACCGTGCTGACCCTGTTCTTCCTGCCGGCGCTGTACGCGGCATGGTTCAAGGTGAGACCGGTCGAGAACGCCTGA
- the leuD gene encoding 3-isopropylmalate dehydratase small subunit, whose translation MAGFRELRSKSVVLAQTNIDTDQIIPARFLSTTERAGLGKNAFNDWRWQADGSPNPAFPFNQPENTGRSILLAGRNFGCGSSREHAPWALTDLGLRAIVSSEIADIFRNNSLKNGLLPIVLPEEIVQSLMARPDDELSIDVAARELRAPDGSVFGFPLDAFAQTCLLEGVDELGYLLARHTDIETYEATRHAR comes from the coding sequence ATGGCCGGCTTCCGCGAATTGCGCTCGAAGAGCGTGGTGTTGGCGCAGACCAACATCGACACCGACCAGATCATCCCCGCGCGCTTCTTGTCCACGACCGAGCGCGCAGGCCTGGGCAAGAACGCCTTCAACGACTGGCGCTGGCAGGCCGACGGGTCGCCGAACCCGGCGTTCCCGTTCAACCAGCCGGAGAACACGGGCCGCAGCATCCTGCTGGCCGGCCGCAACTTCGGCTGCGGCTCCTCGCGCGAGCACGCGCCCTGGGCGCTGACCGACCTGGGCCTGCGGGCCATCGTCAGCAGCGAGATCGCCGACATCTTCCGCAACAACAGCCTGAAGAACGGCCTGCTGCCCATCGTCCTGCCGGAGGAGATCGTGCAGTCGCTGATGGCGCGGCCCGACGACGAACTGAGCATCGACGTCGCCGCGCGCGAACTGCGTGCGCCCGACGGCTCCGTCTTCGGCTTCCCGCTGGATGCCTTCGCGCAGACCTGCCTGTTGGAAGGCGTGGACGAGCTGGGCTACCTGCTGGCCCGCCACACCGACATCGAAACCTACGAGGCCACCCGCCATGCACGCTGA
- a CDS encoding threonine dehydratase, with amino-acid sequence MPDAGRAPASNEPDVGDVVVTVADVLAAQARLRRYLPPTPLHHAERFGVMLKLENLQRTGSYKVRGALNALLAGRERGDQRPVIAASAGNHAQGLAWAAYRLGVQAITVMPHGAPETKIAGVAHWGATVRQHGNSYDEAFAFAKELAEQNGYRFLSAFDDPDVIAGQGTVGIEIAPYTPDVVIVPIGGGGLASGVALALKSQGVRVVGAQVEGVDSMIRAMKGDTAPKDPVASLADGVRVKVPGFITRRLCTQLLDDVVIVREAELRETLVRLALEENLIAEGAGALALAAGRRVAGKRKCAVVSGGNIDATVLAQLLSDVRPRPPRKPRRRTAEGEPSPAKGRASRAAIPLSPAKTGVRRFEAAVMETEVHEEPIW; translated from the coding sequence ATGCCTGATGCCGGCCGCGCCCCCGCCAGCAACGAACCGGACGTAGGCGACGTCGTCGTCACCGTGGCCGACGTGCTGGCGGCGCAGGCGCGGCTGCGCCGGTATCTGCCGCCAACGCCGCTGCACCACGCCGAGCGTTTCGGCGTCATGCTGAAACTGGAGAACCTGCAGCGCACCGGTTCGTACAAGGTCCGCGGCGCATTGAATGCCTTGCTGGCCGGGCGCGAGCGCGGCGACCAGCGGCCGGTGATCGCGGCGTCCGCAGGCAACCATGCCCAAGGCCTGGCCTGGGCCGCATATCGGTTGGGCGTGCAGGCGATCACCGTGATGCCGCATGGCGCACCGGAAACCAAGATCGCCGGCGTCGCCCATTGGGGCGCTACCGTGCGCCAGCATGGCAACAGTTACGACGAGGCGTTCGCCTTCGCGAAGGAGCTGGCCGAGCAGAACGGCTACCGGTTCCTGTCCGCGTTCGACGATCCGGACGTGATCGCCGGCCAGGGCACGGTGGGCATCGAGATCGCGCCCTACACGCCTGACGTCGTCATCGTCCCGATCGGCGGCGGCGGCCTGGCCTCGGGCGTGGCGCTGGCGCTGAAGTCGCAGGGTGTGCGCGTGGTCGGCGCCCAGGTCGAGGGCGTGGATTCGATGATCCGCGCGATGAAGGGCGACACCGCCCCGAAGGATCCGGTCGCCTCGCTGGCCGATGGCGTGCGGGTGAAAGTGCCCGGCTTCATCACCCGCCGCCTGTGCACGCAGTTGCTGGACGACGTGGTGATCGTGCGTGAAGCCGAGCTGCGCGAGACCCTGGTGCGGCTGGCGCTGGAAGAGAACCTGATCGCCGAAGGTGCCGGCGCGCTGGCGTTGGCCGCCGGCCGTCGCGTGGCCGGCAAGCGCAAGTGCGCCGTCGTTTCCGGCGGCAATATCGACGCCACCGTGCTGGCGCAACTGCTGTCCGACGTGCGTCCGCGCCCGCCGCGCAAGCCGCGCCGCCGCACCGCCGAGGGCGAACCTTCGCCTGCCAAGGGCCGCGCTTCCCGCGCGGCCATCCCCCTTTCCCCCGCGAAGACCGGTGTGCGACGTTTCGAAGCCGCCGTCATGGAAACCGAAGTACACGAGGAACCCATCTGGTGA
- the leuB gene encoding 3-isopropylmalate dehydrogenase: MHADIAVLPGDGIGPEVTAAAITVLRTLARRHGHSFDFHEYDIGGIAIDRHGEPLPQATLQGCQQANAVLLGAVGGPKWSDPNAKVRPEQGLLALRKGLGLFANLRPVRPHPAALNASPIKPHLLTGVDIVVVRELTGGIYFGEKTRDARGASDLCSYSVTEIERVVRSAFKLARQRRSYLVSVDKANVLETSRLWRDVASRIGREEFPDVKLEHQLVDSMAMHLLAKPREYDVIVTENMFGDILTDEASMLAGSLGLLPSASLGDGKVGLYEPIHGSAPDIAGKGIANPYATILSCALLLRHSLGLHEEADCIERAVDAALNAQVFTNDLATGGRGVSTQVAAQAVIEQMQAHCYVADLRD, encoded by the coding sequence ATGCACGCTGACATCGCCGTACTGCCCGGGGACGGCATCGGCCCCGAAGTCACCGCCGCCGCCATCACCGTGCTGCGCACGCTGGCGCGCCGCCACGGCCACAGCTTCGACTTCCACGAGTACGACATCGGCGGGATCGCCATCGACCGCCACGGCGAGCCGCTGCCGCAGGCGACGCTGCAGGGCTGCCAGCAGGCGAACGCCGTGCTGCTGGGCGCCGTCGGTGGACCGAAGTGGTCCGATCCCAACGCGAAGGTGCGTCCCGAACAGGGCCTGCTGGCGCTGCGCAAGGGCTTGGGCCTGTTCGCCAACCTGCGCCCGGTGCGTCCGCACCCGGCCGCGCTGAACGCCTCGCCGATCAAGCCGCACCTGCTGACCGGCGTGGACATCGTGGTGGTGCGCGAGCTGACCGGCGGCATCTACTTCGGCGAGAAGACCCGCGATGCGCGCGGCGCCAGCGACCTGTGCAGCTATTCGGTCACCGAGATCGAACGCGTGGTGCGAAGCGCGTTCAAGCTGGCCCGCCAGCGCCGCAGCTACCTGGTATCGGTGGACAAGGCGAACGTGCTGGAGACTTCGCGCCTGTGGCGCGACGTGGCGTCGCGGATCGGCCGCGAAGAATTCCCGGACGTGAAGCTGGAGCACCAGCTGGTCGATTCGATGGCGATGCACCTGCTGGCCAAGCCGCGCGAGTACGACGTGATCGTCACCGAGAACATGTTCGGCGACATCCTGACCGACGAGGCTTCGATGCTGGCCGGCTCACTGGGCCTGCTGCCGTCCGCGTCGCTGGGCGACGGCAAGGTCGGCCTGTACGAGCCCATCCATGGCTCCGCGCCCGACATCGCCGGCAAGGGCATCGCCAATCCCTACGCCACCATCCTGAGCTGCGCGCTGCTGCTGCGCCACTCACTGGGCCTGCATGAAGAAGCCGACTGCATCGAGCGCGCGGTGGACGCGGCACTGAACGCCCAGGTGTTCACCAACGACCTCGCCACCGGCGGTCGCGGCGTGTCCACGCAGGTCGCCGCCCAGGCGGTGATCGAGCAGATGCAGGCGCACTGCTACGTGGCGGACCTGCGCGACTGA
- a CDS encoding ACT domain-containing protein, giving the protein MRYRLELKLKPAEGALIRVLGMIERRGFPPHAVHATHDSEGYWALAIVIDSTRAPETLRQQLLKIYDVEELSFSAVQELSRDRRHQDRAA; this is encoded by the coding sequence ATGCGTTACCGGCTTGAACTGAAGCTCAAACCTGCCGAAGGCGCGCTGATCCGCGTCCTGGGCATGATCGAGCGTCGTGGCTTTCCGCCCCATGCGGTGCATGCCACCCATGACAGCGAAGGCTATTGGGCCCTGGCGATCGTGATCGACAGTACCCGCGCGCCGGAAACCCTGCGCCAGCAGCTGCTGAAAATCTACGACGTGGAGGAACTGTCCTTCAGTGCCGTGCAGGAGCTGAGCCGGGATCGTCGCCACCAGGACCGCGCTGCATGA